The Desulfuromonas acetexigens genomic sequence TTCACGCATGCTCTCTTCGTCGTCAACGATGAGAATGCGGGGTCGCTGCTCTTGATTCATGGTCTTTCCTCGGTCACGGAACCAGGTTCCGATCGTTGCGGTAAACGGATGGTAAAACGGGTGCCGCCGGCGGCGCCGGGCTCGACCCGGACCTCGCCGCTGTGCCCTTCGACGATGGCGTGCACGGTCGCCAGCCCGAGACCGGAACCCTTGTCCTTGGTGGTGAAAAAGGGCTCGAAAATCCGGCCGCGCAGCTCCTCGGCAATACCCGGGCCGCTATCCTCCACATAGATCGCCGATTCCTCGGGCAGGATGCCGAAGGTGAGCGTCCCGCCTTCGGACATGACCTCGGCGGCGTTGATCGCCAAATTCCACAGAGCCTGACGCAGCTGCTGGCGGTCGACAACGAGACGAAAAGGGCCGGAATAAGCCCGGACCAGGCGCAGGCCGGAAAAGCGCTGATCGCCGGCGAGCACCGCAATCAGTTCGTCGACCAGTCGCGCCACATCGACCATAAGACGCTGCGCCGGTCGCGGCCGGGCATAGACGAGAAAATCGGTCAGGAGCACGTTCAGCCGCTGGGCTTCCTTGACGATGATCTTCATCAGGCGCTGTTCCGCCTCGGTGAGATGCCTGCCTTCGAGCAGCAGCTGGGCTGAGCCACTGATGGAAGCCAGGGGGTTGCGGATTTCATGGGCCATGCCCGAAGCCAGACGACCGACGGCGGCGAGACGGTCGGCGCGCTTGAGCTGCTCTTCCAGCAGTTTGAATTCGGAGAGATCCTGAAAAGCGACGAGCAGCCCGAGAACCTTCCCCTGGGAATCACGCATCAGGGACGAGGCGTAACCGAGGGTCAGGCTCCGGCCGTCGCTGGTGACGAAAGGACATTCCCGCCGGTTGACGAGAAGGAAACCTCTTTCGTCGAAAACCTGAAAATCGGGAAAAAGCTCGGACAGGCTTCGATTATAGACCTCGGAAAGGGAAAGGCCGGAAATCCTCCCCGCCGCCTGGTTGAAGGAACGAATCCGCCCCTCGGGGTTGATGATCATCAGGCCGCTAGTGACATTGGCGAGAATCGTGCGGTTGAGGTTCTCGAGTTCTTCGAAGTCGATCTCGCGCTTTTCCAGGGCCGCTTCGCTGCGCCGCAGGCGATCGACCAGGATGGTGCTGAAGAGCGCGGTACAGAAAAAGGCGAGAACGTTGACGAAGACCGAGTAAAAAACCGCGTTACCGTCAACGCGCTGGGATAGCCCCGATCCCCCAAAAAAAGGGAGATAGCCGTAGTATTGCAGATCGAGCAGGCTGCCGTAGAG encodes the following:
- a CDS encoding two-component system sensor histidine kinase NtrB, whose translation is MRKLLEILRRPHPNRVARSQLRWYLLVRALIIALFLLGAVVYQWYGRGLALSPVLLALYLIGGLCAAQIGLSALLLPHVRRTRLFIQGQVVWDLLLATALIYVTGGIESLFSFLYIFVIIGASLFFARRDILFVASASAILYGSLLDLQYYGYLPFFGGSGLSQRVDGNAVFYSVFVNVLAFFCTALFSTILVDRLRRSEAALEKREIDFEELENLNRTILANVTSGLMIINPEGRIRSFNQAAGRISGLSLSEVYNRSLSELFPDFQVFDERGFLLVNRRECPFVTSDGRSLTLGYASSLMRDSQGKVLGLLVAFQDLSEFKLLEEQLKRADRLAAVGRLASGMAHEIRNPLASISGSAQLLLEGRHLTEAEQRLMKIIVKEAQRLNVLLTDFLVYARPRPAQRLMVDVARLVDELIAVLAGDQRFSGLRLVRAYSGPFRLVVDRQQLRQALWNLAINAAEVMSEGGTLTFGILPEESAIYVEDSGPGIAEELRGRIFEPFFTTKDKGSGLGLATVHAIVEGHSGEVRVEPGAAGGTRFTIRLPQRSEPGSVTEERP